A genomic window from Rhodomicrobium lacus includes:
- a CDS encoding FAD-dependent oxidoreductase, whose protein sequence is MPAEKFDVIVVGAGPAGNSCAYTLAKRGLKVLQIERGEYPGSKNVQGAIMYANMLEKIIPDFRDDAPLERHLIEQRLWYMDDSSYTGVHYRSDDFNEEAPNRYTIIRAQFDKWFSKKVQQAGALLILETTVTDLCFSGGKVIGVKTDRAGGTILADVVVMAEGVNGVLGTKAGLRPRPKPDTVALAVKEMHFLPSDVIESRFNISGDEGVVIEAAGTITKGMTGTGFLYTNKESISIGIGCLVSDFAHTGKAPYELLEDFKKHPAVAPLIAGAEVKEYAAHLIPEGGYNAVPQLFGEGWVIVGDAGQFVNAVHREGSNLAMTTGRIAAEAIFQIKSRKDKFSAENLSIYQKMLEQSFVMKDLKKYKRLPDFMHGARDRLFGSYPELVSKAAQNWFRVDGKDKKSKEKEIVRSFVKARGVRGLASDAWKLARSWR, encoded by the coding sequence ATGCCCGCAGAAAAATTCGACGTTATCGTCGTGGGGGCCGGACCGGCCGGCAATTCCTGTGCTTACACTCTGGCGAAGCGCGGCCTGAAAGTGCTCCAGATCGAGCGCGGCGAATATCCGGGCTCGAAGAACGTGCAGGGCGCGATCATGTACGCCAACATGCTGGAGAAGATCATCCCGGATTTCCGGGACGACGCTCCGCTTGAGCGCCACCTGATCGAGCAGCGTCTCTGGTATATGGACGACTCCTCCTATACGGGCGTCCATTACCGTTCCGACGACTTCAACGAGGAAGCGCCGAACCGCTACACCATCATCCGCGCGCAGTTCGACAAGTGGTTCTCGAAGAAGGTCCAGCAGGCTGGCGCGCTTCTCATCCTTGAGACGACCGTCACCGACCTTTGCTTCTCGGGCGGCAAGGTGATCGGCGTCAAGACGGACCGCGCGGGCGGCACCATCCTCGCCGACGTGGTCGTGATGGCCGAAGGCGTGAACGGCGTGCTCGGCACCAAGGCGGGGCTTCGTCCGCGTCCGAAGCCGGACACGGTTGCTCTCGCGGTGAAGGAAATGCACTTCCTCCCCTCGGACGTGATCGAGAGCCGCTTCAACATCTCGGGCGACGAAGGCGTCGTGATCGAAGCCGCGGGCACGATCACGAAGGGCATGACCGGCACGGGCTTCCTTTACACCAACAAGGAAAGCATCTCGATCGGCATCGGCTGCCTCGTCTCCGACTTCGCGCACACCGGCAAGGCTCCCTACGAGCTTCTGGAAGACTTCAAGAAGCACCCGGCGGTGGCTCCGCTGATCGCGGGCGCGGAAGTGAAGGAATACGCGGCGCATCTCATTCCCGAGGGCGGCTACAATGCCGTGCCGCAGCTCTTCGGCGAAGGCTGGGTGATCGTCGGCGACGCGGGCCAGTTTGTGAACGCCGTCCACCGCGAAGGCTCGAACCTCGCCATGACGACGGGCCGCATCGCGGCGGAAGCGATCTTCCAGATCAAGTCCCGCAAGGATAAGTTCTCGGCAGAGAACCTGTCCATCTATCAGAAGATGCTCGAACAGTCCTTCGTGATGAAGGATCTGAAGAAGTACAAGCGCCTGCCCGATTTCATGCACGGCGCGCGCGATCGCCTCTTCGGCAGCTATCCCGAACTCGTCTCCAAGGCCGCGCAGAACTGGTTCCGCGTGGACGGGAAGGACAAGAAGAGCAAGGAAAAGGAAATCGTTCGTTCCTTCGTCAAGGCGCGCGGCGTGAGAGGCCTCGCGAGCGACGCTTGGAAGCTCGCAAGGTCGTGGCGCTAG
- a CDS encoding electron transfer flavoprotein subunit alpha/FixB family protein, with product MTTTPAPKPAAAGGRAGMKKELPEKFKSYKHVWVFIELERGHVHPVSWELMGEGRKLADKLGVQLAGVVLGGAGEDTRNAVQECYAYGADVAYLVESPVLADYRNEPYTRCMTELVNKFQPEILLLGATTLGRDLAGSVATTLATGLTADCTELAVDADGSLAATRPTFGGSLLCTIYTLNFRPQMATVRPRVFSLPERQDGKSGPVIEYDFKMIEDEIVTKLLQFIPDRDSNKSNLAYADVVVAGGLGLGSAENYQLVKDLAKALGAEWGGSRPLVQRGWIPADRQIGQTGKTIRPKLYIAAGISGAIQHRVGVEGADLILAINTDKNAPIMDFAHIGLITDAVRFLPALAKEVRQRIAPNTRSRLVG from the coding sequence ATGACGACGACACCCGCCCCGAAGCCCGCCGCCGCCGGCGGCCGCGCCGGAATGAAGAAAGAGCTTCCCGAGAAGTTCAAGTCCTACAAGCACGTCTGGGTTTTCATCGAGCTTGAGCGCGGTCACGTGCATCCCGTTTCGTGGGAACTCATGGGCGAAGGCCGCAAGCTCGCCGACAAGCTCGGCGTGCAGCTCGCCGGCGTGGTTCTCGGCGGTGCCGGCGAAGACACCCGCAACGCCGTTCAGGAATGTTACGCCTACGGCGCCGACGTGGCCTATCTCGTTGAAAGCCCGGTTCTGGCGGACTACCGCAATGAGCCGTACACCCGCTGCATGACGGAACTGGTTAACAAGTTTCAGCCGGAAATCCTGCTTCTTGGCGCAACCACGCTCGGCCGCGACCTCGCGGGCTCGGTTGCGACGACGCTGGCGACCGGCCTCACGGCGGACTGCACGGAACTCGCGGTCGACGCCGACGGCTCGCTTGCCGCGACGCGCCCGACCTTCGGCGGCTCGCTCCTCTGCACGATCTATACGCTGAACTTCCGCCCGCAGATGGCCACGGTTCGCCCGCGCGTGTTCTCGCTGCCCGAGCGCCAGGACGGCAAGTCCGGCCCGGTCATCGAATACGACTTCAAGATGATCGAGGACGAAATCGTCACGAAGCTTCTTCAGTTCATCCCGGACCGCGACTCCAACAAGTCGAACCTCGCCTACGCCGACGTTGTCGTCGCGGGCGGCCTCGGTCTCGGCAGCGCTGAAAACTATCAGCTCGTGAAGGACCTTGCGAAGGCTCTCGGCGCTGAATGGGGCGGTTCGCGTCCGCTCGTGCAGCGCGGCTGGATCCCCGCCGACCGCCAGATCGGCCAGACGGGCAAGACCATCCGTCCGAAACTCTACATCGCCGCGGGCATCTCCGGCGCGATCCAGCATCGCGTGGGCGTCGAAGGCGCAGACCTGATCCTCGCGATCAATACGGACAAGAACGCGCCGATCATGGACTTCGCCCATATCGGCCTCATTACCGACGCCGTCCGCTTCCTCCCCGCGCTCGCGAAGGAAGTCCGTCAGCGGATCGCCCCCAACACGCGCTCGCGCCTTGTCGGCTGA
- a CDS encoding electron transfer flavoprotein subunit beta/FixA family protein — protein MHIVVCIKQVPDSAQIRVHPVTNTIMRQGVPTIINPYDLFAIEAALRLRDKHGGKVTVLTMGPPMAEDSLRRALTYGVDRAVLLTDRAFAGSDTLATSYALSQAIIKIGQTYEPVDIVFTGKQTIDGDTAQVGPGIAKRLDLHQLTYVSGINEVNLEGKTITVERRAEGGVQVLKSNLPCLITMLEGTNEIRRGSIDVALAAARAEIVTWSAAAAGVAEMGKCGLKGSPTVVKRVFAPSPRAEKAKIIDIGGLTPDAVAAKTLDEIFGRLPTIEKELTAMAQS, from the coding sequence ATGCATATCGTCGTTTGCATCAAACAGGTTCCGGACAGCGCGCAAATTCGCGTGCATCCGGTGACGAACACCATCATGCGGCAGGGCGTGCCCACCATCATCAACCCGTATGATCTGTTCGCCATCGAGGCGGCGCTTCGTCTGCGCGACAAGCATGGCGGCAAGGTGACTGTGCTCACGATGGGGCCGCCGATGGCGGAAGACAGTCTGCGCCGCGCGCTGACCTACGGCGTCGATCGCGCCGTGCTCCTTACCGATCGTGCCTTCGCCGGTTCCGACACGCTGGCGACGAGCTACGCCCTTTCCCAGGCCATCATCAAGATCGGCCAGACCTACGAGCCGGTCGACATCGTGTTCACCGGCAAGCAGACCATCGACGGCGACACGGCGCAGGTCGGCCCCGGCATCGCCAAGCGCCTCGACCTGCACCAGCTTACCTATGTGTCCGGCATCAACGAAGTGAACCTCGAAGGCAAGACGATCACCGTCGAGCGTCGCGCCGAGGGCGGCGTGCAGGTGCTGAAGTCGAACCTGCCGTGCCTCATCACGATGCTCGAAGGCACCAACGAAATTCGTCGCGGCTCCATCGACGTGGCGCTGGCCGCCGCCCGCGCAGAGATCGTGACGTGGAGCGCCGCAGCGGCTGGCGTCGCCGAAATGGGCAAGTGCGGCCTCAAGGGCTCGCCGACCGTGGTGAAGCGCGTGTTCGCGCCGTCGCCGCGCGCCGAGAAGGCCAAGATCATCGACATCGGCGGTCTCACGCCGGACGCGGTCGCGGCGAAGACGCTGGACGAGATCTTCGGGCGTCTGCCGACCATCGAAAAAGAACTGACGGCCATGGCCCAAAGCTAA
- the nifW gene encoding nitrogenase stabilizing/protective protein NifW gives MSVLSDLEKLPSAEDFFAYLKVDYDPARLSVARLHILKRMGQYLAQKDFTGATDEEVYVATRETLAHAYDDFLKSTPLQERVFKVLQEHHPDQPKEEAPKAFVPLESLTIIGR, from the coding sequence ATGAGCGTTTTGTCGGATCTCGAAAAACTTCCATCGGCGGAAGATTTCTTCGCGTATCTCAAGGTCGACTACGATCCCGCGCGCCTCAGTGTGGCCCGTCTGCATATCCTTAAACGCATGGGGCAGTATCTTGCGCAGAAGGATTTCACGGGCGCGACCGATGAAGAGGTTTATGTCGCCACGCGCGAAACGCTGGCTCACGCCTATGACGATTTTCTGAAGTCAACGCCCCTTCAGGAGCGCGTCTTCAAGGTTTTGCAGGAGCACCACCCCGATCAGCCGAAGGAAGAAGCGCCCAAGGCTTTCGTGCCCCTCGAGTCTCTAACCATCATTGGCCGCTGA
- the nifV gene encoding homocitrate synthase, producing MRDLSNGLNGTNDGEGPAGGDNALFVRRALPGRVAINDTTLRDGEQTPGVAFTAAEKLQIAAALSDVGIDEIEAGTPAMGRDEQEAIRRIAKAGLPVRVIAWCRMRRGDVDDAIASGVSIVNLSAPVSRFQIAAKFGGSLPRVLAAVTDVIGYARANGLEVAFGGEDSSRATRDTLEPILEAAAKAGAVRYRFADTLGVLDPVSVRAAIGAVRHLTDLPIEFHGHDDLGLATANTLAALEAGASAASVTVNGLGERAGNAPLEQIAVALDSLFGQATRIHLPALGHLSELVARCSGREIARAAPIVGKDVFTHESGIHVDGILKSKDCYEALSPRRLGRNHRFVVGKHSGLAGLRHELSYLGLQLTEDEERRLLAAVRGYAEKHKACIPSFTLLRLAAALVDERSDGNAGVCPIKRSAPSSRLKAVS from the coding sequence ATGCGCGACCTTTCAAACGGTCTCAACGGAACGAACGACGGCGAAGGGCCTGCGGGCGGCGATAACGCGCTGTTCGTCCGCCGCGCTCTTCCCGGGCGCGTCGCAATCAACGATACGACGCTTCGGGATGGCGAGCAGACGCCGGGCGTCGCCTTCACGGCCGCGGAGAAGCTGCAGATCGCGGCAGCGCTTTCCGATGTCGGCATCGACGAGATCGAGGCAGGCACGCCCGCCATGGGCCGCGACGAGCAGGAGGCAATCCGCCGGATCGCGAAGGCCGGCCTGCCGGTGCGCGTCATCGCGTGGTGTCGCATGCGCCGCGGCGACGTGGACGACGCAATCGCTTCCGGCGTCTCCATCGTGAACCTTTCGGCGCCCGTTTCACGCTTCCAGATTGCCGCAAAATTCGGCGGCTCGCTGCCGCGCGTCCTGGCAGCCGTCACCGATGTCATCGGCTACGCCCGCGCGAACGGCCTCGAAGTCGCTTTCGGCGGCGAGGATTCGTCGCGCGCAACGCGAGACACGCTCGAACCCATTCTCGAAGCGGCTGCCAAAGCCGGAGCGGTTCGCTATCGCTTCGCCGACACGCTCGGTGTGCTCGACCCGGTTTCCGTCCGTGCCGCCATCGGAGCCGTCAGGCACCTCACGGACCTTCCCATCGAATTTCATGGCCATGACGATCTCGGTCTGGCCACAGCCAACACGCTGGCCGCGTTGGAAGCAGGAGCGAGCGCGGCCAGCGTGACCGTCAACGGTCTGGGCGAGCGGGCGGGCAACGCCCCCCTCGAACAGATCGCCGTCGCGCTCGATTCGCTCTTCGGGCAGGCCACGCGCATCCATCTGCCGGCCCTCGGTCACCTGAGCGAACTCGTGGCCCGGTGCAGCGGACGCGAAATCGCACGCGCGGCCCCCATCGTCGGCAAGGACGTGTTCACCCATGAGTCCGGCATTCACGTTGACGGCATCCTCAAGAGCAAGGATTGCTATGAGGCGCTGTCGCCGCGGCGTCTCGGCCGGAATCACCGCTTCGTCGTCGGCAAGCATTCCGGGCTTGCGGGATTGCGTCACGAGTTGTCTTATCTCGGCCTGCAACTCACCGAGGACGAGGAGCGCCGTCTTCTTGCCGCTGTCAGGGGCTATGCGGAAAAGCACAAAGCCTGCATTCCGTCTTTCACCCTGCTGAGGCTCGCCGCCGCCCTTGTGGACGAGCGGTCCGACGGCAACGCGGGCGTTTGTCCCATCAAGCGGTCGGCCCCGTCGTCTCGTCTGAAGGCGGTATCGTAA
- a CDS encoding site-2 protease family protein has product MGGDLNAILYTVSTWVIPLLLAITFHEAAHGFAARRLGDNTAWMLGRVTLNPFKHVDPVGTVLIPAMLLLVRAPFLFGWAKPVPVNFRNLNNPRRDMILVALAGPGANIFLALVSALLFYVARELPSPANAWVAQNLVNSILINAILAVFNMLPIPPLDGGRVVTGLLPRRLAYRFEGLEPYGLLLILTLVFLLPYAGRSAGLDLDFFSRYLIWASGGVVSAVLSVTGIR; this is encoded by the coding sequence ATGGGCGGAGATTTGAACGCGATCCTGTATACGGTCTCCACCTGGGTCATTCCGCTTTTGCTCGCGATCACATTTCACGAGGCAGCGCACGGCTTCGCTGCCCGCCGCCTCGGCGACAACACCGCATGGATGCTCGGCCGTGTCACGCTAAATCCGTTCAAGCATGTCGATCCGGTCGGCACCGTGCTTATACCCGCCATGCTGCTTCTGGTGCGTGCGCCCTTCCTGTTCGGTTGGGCGAAGCCCGTGCCCGTGAATTTCCGCAATCTGAACAATCCGCGTCGCGACATGATCCTCGTGGCGCTCGCGGGCCCCGGAGCGAACATCTTTCTCGCCCTCGTCTCGGCCCTGCTTTTCTATGTGGCGCGGGAGTTGCCTTCGCCCGCGAACGCGTGGGTCGCTCAAAACCTCGTGAACAGTATTCTGATCAACGCGATCCTCGCCGTGTTCAACATGCTGCCCATCCCGCCGCTGGACGGCGGCCGCGTGGTGACAGGGCTTCTGCCCCGCCGTCTCGCCTATCGTTTCGAGGGGCTCGAACCTTACGGGCTGCTGCTGATCCTGACACTGGTTTTCCTGCTCCCTTACGCAGGGCGCAGTGCGGGCCTCGACCTCGATTTCTTCTCGCGATATCTGATCTGGGCATCGGGCGGCGTGGTTAGCGCGGTCCTCTCCGTAACCGGCATCAGGTAG
- a CDS encoding glycogen/starch/alpha-glucan phosphorylase produces the protein MTETKSQPELRVRAAENGGRYSEEDRIVELREQILAHLISKTGRDRSSASTRDWFLATALTVRDRIVERWIASKQESFEKGQRRVYYLSLEFLIGRLLMDSLNNLGLTASVREALAGLDVDLEELRVIEPDAALGNGGLGRLAACFMESMATLSVAAYGYGIRYDHGLFRQAIKDGWQHEYPEDWLAFGNPWEFPRPEIEYEIGFGGSVEAQADGRAAQIWKPNEIVEAVAYDTPVVGWRGASVNSLRLWRSRAPDPLRLDVFNAGDYVAAQADQVRAESISKVLYPSDSTPAGLELRLRQEYFFAAASLKDLIRRHLAQHGDIATLAEKNAIQLNDTHPAIAVAEMMRLLVDVYALEWDDAWRITQETFSYTNHTLLPEALESWPVPLMERLLPRHMQIIYLINALHLDRLREEGEHDQGLLSSVSLIDEHSGRRVRMGHLAFLGSHKINGVSQLHTDLMKETVFHDLHRLYPDRIVNKTNGITFRRWLFEANPGLTRLISETIGTAFLDTPEALRKLEAVAADKEFQARALGVKQKNKEALAKLITDRLLIKVDPDALFDVHVKRIHEYKRQLLNVLETIACYNDIRAHPTKDFVPRVKIFAGKAAASYHQAKLIIKLIHDVGRVINNDPSVRGLLKVVFLPNFCVSLAERIIPAADLSEQISTAGMEASGTGNMKFALNGALTIGTLDGANVEIRERVGEENIFIFGLTAEEVQARRSKGIDARETIAASTVLKDVLDAIASGVFSHDDKDRYKQLVDILTYHDHFMVTADFDAYCQAQRLADIRWRDKKSWWRGSILNTARVGWFSSDRTIAEYAEDIWRVPVRTVNAS, from the coding sequence ATGACCGAAACGAAATCGCAGCCAGAGTTGAGAGTCCGCGCAGCCGAAAACGGCGGACGCTATAGCGAGGAAGACCGGATCGTGGAGCTTCGCGAACAGATCCTCGCCCACCTCATTTCAAAGACGGGCCGTGATCGCTCGTCTGCAAGTACGCGGGACTGGTTCCTCGCCACCGCCCTGACGGTGCGCGACCGCATCGTGGAGCGGTGGATCGCCTCGAAGCAGGAAAGCTTCGAGAAGGGACAGCGCCGGGTCTACTATCTTTCGCTCGAATTTCTCATCGGCCGCCTGCTGATGGATTCCCTCAACAATCTGGGGCTCACGGCCTCCGTTCGCGAGGCGCTGGCGGGGCTCGATGTCGACCTTGAAGAACTGCGCGTGATCGAGCCGGACGCGGCGCTCGGCAATGGCGGCCTCGGTCGCCTCGCCGCGTGCTTCATGGAAAGCATGGCGACGCTCTCGGTCGCGGCCTACGGCTACGGCATCCGCTACGATCACGGCCTGTTCCGGCAGGCGATCAAGGACGGCTGGCAGCATGAATATCCCGAAGACTGGCTCGCCTTCGGCAATCCATGGGAGTTCCCGCGGCCCGAAATCGAGTATGAGATCGGCTTCGGCGGCTCGGTCGAAGCGCAGGCGGACGGCCGCGCCGCGCAGATCTGGAAGCCGAATGAAATCGTCGAGGCCGTCGCCTACGACACACCCGTCGTGGGATGGCGCGGCGCATCGGTCAACTCGCTTCGGCTGTGGCGTTCTCGCGCCCCCGATCCTCTGCGCCTCGACGTGTTCAACGCGGGCGACTACGTGGCCGCGCAGGCCGATCAGGTGCGCGCGGAAAGCATCTCGAAAGTGCTTTACCCGAGCGACTCGACCCCCGCCGGTCTGGAACTCAGGCTTCGGCAGGAATATTTCTTCGCGGCAGCCTCGCTGAAAGACCTGATCCGCCGCCATCTCGCCCAGCACGGCGACATTGCGACACTGGCCGAGAAAAACGCGATCCAGCTCAACGACACGCATCCGGCCATCGCGGTCGCCGAAATGATGCGCCTGCTCGTCGATGTCTACGCGCTCGAATGGGACGACGCGTGGCGCATCACGCAGGAAACCTTTTCCTACACCAACCACACGCTGCTGCCCGAAGCGCTCGAAAGCTGGCCCGTGCCGCTGATGGAGCGGCTGCTGCCGCGCCACATGCAGATCATCTATCTGATCAACGCGCTGCATCTCGACCGCCTGCGCGAGGAGGGCGAGCACGATCAGGGGCTGCTTTCGAGCGTTTCGCTGATCGACGAGCATTCCGGGCGGCGCGTCCGCATGGGACACCTCGCCTTTCTCGGATCGCACAAGATCAACGGCGTTTCGCAGCTCCACACCGACCTCATGAAGGAAACGGTGTTCCACGATCTGCACCGGCTCTACCCCGACCGCATCGTCAACAAGACGAACGGCATCACTTTCCGCCGCTGGCTGTTCGAGGCCAATCCCGGCCTGACGCGCCTCATCTCCGAAACCATAGGCACAGCTTTCCTCGACACTCCCGAAGCGCTGCGGAAGCTCGAAGCTGTTGCCGCCGACAAGGAGTTTCAGGCGCGCGCGCTCGGCGTGAAGCAGAAGAACAAGGAGGCGCTCGCCAAGCTCATCACCGACCGGCTCCTCATCAAGGTGGACCCGGACGCGCTGTTCGACGTGCACGTGAAGCGCATTCATGAATACAAGCGCCAGCTTCTGAACGTGCTTGAGACCATCGCCTGCTACAACGACATCCGCGCGCATCCCACCAAGGATTTCGTGCCGCGCGTGAAGATCTTCGCGGGCAAGGCGGCGGCGAGCTATCATCAGGCGAAACTCATCATCAAGCTGATCCACGATGTCGGCCGCGTCATCAACAACGACCCGTCCGTGCGTGGATTGCTCAAGGTGGTGTTCCTGCCGAATTTCTGCGTGAGCCTCGCCGAGCGGATCATTCCGGCGGCCGACCTGTCGGAGCAGATCTCGACGGCCGGCATGGAGGCGTCAGGCACCGGCAACATGAAGTTCGCGCTGAACGGCGCGCTCACCATCGGCACGCTCGACGGCGCGAATGTCGAAATCCGCGAGCGCGTGGGCGAAGAAAACATCTTCATCTTCGGCCTGACGGCGGAAGAGGTGCAGGCCAGACGGTCGAAAGGCATCGACGCGCGCGAAACCATCGCCGCGTCGACGGTGCTGAAGGATGTGCTCGACGCCATCGCATCGGGTGTCTTCTCGCACGACGACAAGGACCGGTACAAACAACTGGTGGATATCCTCACCTACCACGATCATTTCATGGTGACCGCGGATTTCGACGCCTATTGTCAGGCCCAGCGTCTGGCGGATATCCGCTGGCGCGACAAGAAATCGTGGTGGCGCGGGAGCATTCTCAACACCGCGCGCGTCGGTTGGTTCTCCTCTGACCGGACCATCGCAG